One stretch of Plutella xylostella chromosome 15, ilPluXylo3.1, whole genome shotgun sequence DNA includes these proteins:
- the LOC125489596 gene encoding uncharacterized protein LOC125489596, producing the protein MGVVPALAARPACVTSCCAIVPQQPMDHLITRFWELEEVPGSPVQHPTDVECEHFYRSTTERDPVTGRYTVALPFDKDVFLLGDSYNIARKRFLCLEKKLEASPELRAAYDDVIKDYISKGYVEPLTVPPQASSDDLSPSYIIPHHGVLREDKSTTKLRPVLDASCKTSSGVSLNEVLHSGPNLQGDLFKIILNFRLHAVAMTADCKQMFLQIMLRESDRRYQRILYRFNPNDPLVLYQFNRVCFGLKSSPFHALRTVQQLVDDDGAEYPRAAEIVPSCLYMDDIAFSVDTEQEAVDAAKQLI; encoded by the coding sequence ATGGGAGTCGTGCCTGCGctcgccgcccgcccagcATGCGTGACGTCATGCTGCGCCATAGTGCCACAGCAGCCTATGGATCATTTAATTACCCGCTTCTGGGAACTGGAAGAAGTCCCCGGCTCGCCCGTTCAGCACCCCACGGATGTTGAATGTGAACATTTTtaccgctcgactacggaacGTGACCCCGTGACCGGCCGTTACACTGTAGCTCTCCCGTTTGATAAAGACGTGTTTTTACTTGGGGACTCCTATAACATTGCTCGCAAACGTTTTTTGTGTTTGGAGAAGAAGCTCGAGGCTTCTCCCGAGCTTCGTGCCGCTTACGATGACGTCATTAAGGACTATATTTCCAAAGGTTATGTGGAGCCACTGACCGTTCCCCCGCAGGCGTCATCGGATGATTTGTCCCCGAGCTATATAATCCCGCACCATGGTGTCCTCCGCGAGGACAAGTCCACCACGAAGCTGCGCCCCGTGTTAGATGCAAGTTGCAAGACTTCATCCGGTGTCTCGCTAAACGAGGTGCTGCACAGTGGGCCAAATTTACAAGGGGacttgtttaaaattattttaaattttcgccTACACGCTGTAGCGATGACCGCTGATTGCAAACAGATGTTTCTGCAGATTATGCTTCGCGAATCTGATAGACGCTATCAGAGAATTTTATATCGTTTTAATCCAAACGATCCTCTGGTTCTATATCAATTTAATAGAGTATGTTTCGGTTTAAAGTCAAGTCCCTTCCACGCGCTCCGCACTGTGCAGCAGCTCGTCGACGATGACGGCGCCGAGTATCCCCGCGCGGCGGAGATCGTCCCGTCCTGCCTGTATATGGACGATATCGCCTTTTCTGTTGATACAGAACAGGAGGCGGTGGACGCagcaaaacagctgatttaa